From Acidobacteriota bacterium, one genomic window encodes:
- a CDS encoding YncE family protein, giving the protein MNEIRKTIGLWVIAACLPFLAASSVQVSQVKKVKVGKAPNFSVLGEDGRYLFVTNFASDEVSIVNTVTNREERTFYAGFKPLGIAISPSGDRIYVTNFQSGLVKVVDGRTYRITDDIKVGGMPTDVVVSPRGHTIYVANYGRGRIGRVDFIDTASHRVTKSVEVGVRPLVAAISPLGEQLYIPCAGSNDLYVIDANEGRVIKEIPVGIGPDGIVLTPDGERLLVANSGTNDLSVVDLLDIEETRRVRVGEQPFSLTVNDQGYVFVVESGSRTISILSPELNKVRTVEVGKKPIDIQVSPDGRFVYVTDEKENRVMVLRVSGLG; this is encoded by the coding sequence ATGAACGAAATCAGGAAGACCATCGGACTTTGGGTCATCGCCGCTTGCCTGCCGTTTCTGGCCGCCTCGTCGGTTCAGGTGAGTCAGGTCAAGAAGGTCAAAGTCGGCAAGGCGCCCAACTTCTCCGTCCTGGGCGAAGACGGGCGTTACCTCTTCGTGACCAACTTCGCCTCGGACGAGGTCTCCATCGTGAACACCGTCACCAACCGGGAGGAAAGGACCTTCTACGCCGGCTTCAAACCGCTGGGAATCGCCATTTCTCCCAGCGGCGACCGGATCTACGTCACCAACTTCCAGTCGGGTCTTGTGAAAGTGGTGGACGGAAGGACCTACCGGATCACCGATGACATCAAGGTGGGCGGGATGCCCACGGACGTGGTGGTGTCTCCCCGGGGGCACACGATCTACGTGGCCAATTACGGCCGGGGCCGCATCGGACGGGTCGACTTCATCGATACGGCTTCCCACCGGGTCACCAAGTCGGTGGAAGTGGGCGTGCGCCCGCTGGTGGCCGCCATCTCTCCCCTGGGCGAGCAGTTGTACATTCCTTGTGCCGGCTCCAACGACCTCTATGTGATCGACGCCAACGAAGGACGCGTGATCAAGGAGATCCCAGTCGGGATCGGTCCCGACGGCATCGTCCTGACACCCGACGGCGAACGCCTGCTGGTGGCCAACAGCGGGACCAACGACCTTTCGGTGGTGGACCTGCTCGACATCGAGGAGACACGCCGGGTTCGGGTGGGCGAGCAACCCTTCTCCCTGACCGTGAACGACCAGGGCTACGTCTTCGTGGTGGAGAGCGGGAGCCGTACGATATCCATATTGAGTCCCGAGCTGAACAAGGTGCGGACCGTCGAAGTCGGGAAGAAACCCATCGACATACAGGTTTCACCCGACGGCCGCTTCGTCTACGTGACGGACGAGAAAGAAAATCGGGTCATGGTGCTGCGAGTCTCCGGACTGG